TCCGACAAAAAACTTATTTCCATTTAAAGCCTGAAATGCATTAATTACATTATTCTTACCTATTATTATATCCGTACCATTTCCAGAATTAAAGCTAATACCGCCAAACCTTGACTCATTAATATATCTGGAAATTAAATCACCATCATTAAACTCCTTTGATAAATACTTGTTTATGCCATTTTTATTATTATGAAATATTTTAATCTCTCCAGTAACAACAAATAACTTCGCATTCCTCACATCTGATGGCACTATATTATTCTGATACTTTTTCGGTTGGCTAACATCATTGATGTTATGCGTTTTTTTAAACTGTTCCAATAGCAGATTATTATAGTCCGAATTTAGATTTAAATATTCTGATGAACTTTCAGTTCCTATTAATTTCCTGCCTGATACAGCTTTCTTTCTTGGCCTAAAAGCACTTACTGCATCATCTTGAGTACGTTTTCTTACTTCACCATTTTTACTTAAAAAATATTCATTTTGTAAAATATTTATTTCTTCTAAATTAAAATTCGGCGCACCTTGCTTAGTATATTTGATGAATTCATTCTTATACCCGCTTCTGACTTCTTTACCACCAAAGTAATCTGTATAATAACCTGCGATCATTTCTTCACCATCAGCCACTAAATAGAATCGCTCCTCATCAACTATTCTTGGTTTTTCAATTATCTTTAAATGATATTTAAAACCTGCAGGGGCTAATGTGCGCTCAAATCGTTCAACATCAGATTCCCAATCTGCTTTTTCAAAGAATTCAAGATAACGTTTTGTCGTGAGATCATGTTGTGTACGTAAAGTTGGTTCTAGCCCTAAAGCACCGCGGATCCCCTCCTCTAATTCCCGATCCCAACTAATGTCTATTTCTTGCTTAATATTTTCAACGGCACGCACCCCATTATAAACCCAACCACCGACTAGTATAATTCCACCTATGACAACGCCTATTACTGGTATTGTCGAAGAGGCAACTAATACTGCAACTACAGTGATGCCATTCACCACAAAACTTGCAATCGATAATGCTGCGTTAACAATTAAATCTTGCCGCTGTTTAGGATCCTTCACGGTGTCAAGCTTAGACAAATTATCATAAGCTTGGTAGGCATCAAACCCCATACCCGCTAAATTGAACATAATCATAACACCAGCCGCTAAACGAGGGCGGAATGAAGAAATATTATTTGTATTATGAACAATTTTCAATAATACCGGCTGTAATATCATATCCCCGTAATTTGCAAAAGCATTACCGCACGTAATATAAAGTTGTTTTTCAATTTCTAAACGCTCTTTCTGGGTTAAATCAGGGTCATCTAATTTATTAATCAATGCATATAAGCTAATTAGCGATTGTAATGCCCCGGCAGTTCCCATTACTTGCCCAACACGCCCACCAATTCGTTGAAAACGAGGTAAATTACTCCCTATTTTATGAAGACTTTTAACTAACTCTGTAGATTGCTTAGAATTTTTAAGATCGACATCTTTGGCAATAATCTTAAGTTGTTCTTTTAATATATGTGTATTTTTAAAATCAGTATCATAATTAATGATTAAATCTACATCATTTGCTCTTTTATATAGTATTTTTAGTAAGCTCAAGCCATCATCGCTTTGCGCTTTTAACAAAGTCAACTCAGCGGCTAGGTTCTCAGCATTAAAACGAATTTTATGGCTCCACCCTTCTGACATAGTGTCGAGCAAAGTGAGTGGTCTTCCATCAATGCTGACCCCCAACCCTTGTAATTTTGATAGAGATATTTTTTCACCATCGATATAAACCCAACAATTAACGGAATCTGTAAAATACTGATTTTTTAAAATATGTTCTTTCTGAGTTTTATACTGACCCATATTTTTTTGTAATGCAGGTGCATCCAAGTCAATAAGTTTCATATCAGCCCTGACTTTGCCATTCGAATCGAAACCAAATCCCGCATATTCACTACGTGTTATTTTTCTTCCATCCGACAAAATAATTTCATCATTAAAATAATTAGTAATAAACTGGTGAAACTGCTTTTTCGCCAAGTTAGCATCTGTATTTTTAATGCTAAGCTGAAAACCATTAGGGTCATATAAGCTATAAATATAATTACCATCTCGAATAGAATGATTAACCGTATAGCTTACTGATTTCCCTTTTATTATTAAGATAGAATTATCTACGGTGTGATAGTGTCTATTATTTGCATCAATAACTGAAAGTATCGATTGGTCAGCGGCTTCTATGCCATTTTTAGTCATATTTTGTATAACATCTTCAGTATAACTTTGTATTTTTTGTAGTAATTCTGTTTCTCCATCAGAAAGCATACCCCGCAGTTGTTTCTGTTCCAACGATGCTTTACGGTCAAAAAACAAACAAGCCGAATCTTCCCCAGCTAATTGAAACTCCACACCATACAACAACCCCATTTTCACATCATAATTAGTTGACTGGCTTAATCCTCGTATTGAATTATGGTTAACTTTATTTAATTTGATATCTGAGTATTTATTAATTTTTTGGTTAACTATACTGTTGAATTGTTGGTTTTGTAGCATTGTTAAATTTTTATATTGCTCAACGATACCCTTTAAATTAATGTTTTTTAGAGAAAAACTTTTATCTGTAAAATGGCTGTCATTTAATTGACTAATTTCAATTAAATGATTCTTCAATAATAAAAATGCATTTTCATTATTAACCACAGATAATACTTTCCCATTGTCTAAGCCACTTATTGATGGAAATAATGACTCAAGCTGATTTCGTGATTTTAAACTTAAATCTTTTAATGTGATTGTTCCATCATTTAATGCTTTTAATATAGTACAGGTATCTTTTGCTTGTATTTGTATTTTAGTGGGTAAGTCACTATTAAATATACCGTCCCATTCTTGGCGGCTTGTTGCATTATCGCCATTAAAGTATTGATTAACCTTTGGTGAAATAAGTGGGTCATTTACTGCAATAGCTAACTTATGATGATTTAACGCCCCATTTTCATCGGTAAAATACCCTTTAAGATATGGATGACTTTCTAAATTGATATCTTTAACATCAATATTTTTTAATGAAATTTTTTCCAATAACGAAATGAGCTGCTGATTAGAGTGACTTGTGAGTTTAGTTGTAGAGATATCACTATTCGCCCCTATGAATTTATTAAGAACTTCATGGGTAAATTTAGATTTAACATCACAGTTAATACCTTGTAATTTAAGCCATTCAGATAAACTATTAATAAATATTTTGTGCTCACCAGCTTCCGTTATCATTGCTGGTCCAACAGAATGGAATAGAATATTATTAGGATTTATCAGCGGATATTGCTTTTTGAGTGCCGATAACTCAATAGATAATGCATTTGTTGGCTTTCGTACTGTTTCTGTATCACCAATCACCACCCAATTAGTTATTTTTTGTTTTTCCATTAAAGAAATTAAATGTTCTGTACCATACTCTAAAATATGTTTTTTACTATCCACATCCATTTGAAATATTAATGTGTTTTGAGGACTTCTAGCGGCTAAACTCTCCGCTTGTAATAACCCTTTTTTATCCCCCGTTATCCTAATAATAACGGTTAATTCTTCTGAATGCTGAATTGTATTTGTTAATGACTTTTTTTGAATATTTTGACTATTAACCATCTTCCAAATAGGAATATCTATGATACCAAGTTCATTTAATCGCGTAGAGAAAGTAGTACAAAAATCACTGGGCAACATACTGTTGTGCTTTTTAAGCTCCTGAACAAATAATTTATAAACATCATGATTATAAGCTACTTTTTTAAGTAAATTATTATCAAGGATACGTGTGTCAGGATCCCTAAACATATACATCGGGTCGGGCTCAATATAATCATTTAACTGAGCGAGTGACAGCTCACCACGGCGAAGCTCATTAATAAAATATAATGTACTAGAGTTATTATTTATCCTAATTTGCTCACTGCCTGAGTGGTATTGATAGATAAATTTGTAACCTTGCGTATTTACCGTATCTTTTGCAAAATCAATAGAATAGATAATCTTAGAGCCTAAATAAATATTTCCGACTTGCCGATTATAAGCAACGACAGGGGCACGAACATTATTCTCGGCGAGTATACTAGTCGCTTTTATCGCAAAGTTTTCATTAACACCTCCTCGACCTAAATTACACCCTAGCATAACGAGTTTATCTGGCACTGTATTTTTTAATACTTTTCTGCGTAAATACATTAATGCTTCTACATATTGCTGTGCATTTTTCTCCATATAAAGCGTTGGCTGATGATTACCATAATATCTTCCATGGCCAATTGTTACCCAACGTATTTTTCCTACATTAATTCTATTTAAGTCTCCATGTAAGATTTTATATTGCTTCGAGCCCATATCATACTGAATAACCATAGAGTCTTCAGGGTGTTTAGAAAATGCATGAGCGGTTGCTTTAGCTGACTCTTTATCACCTCCATTTTGAATAATAATATTATAGGTATATTCAGTCGGTTTTGCCTGTCTATTAGTTTCCGCATCTTTAGCTTTATTTTGACGGTACATCAACATTGGATCTAACCAAGTATCTAAGCTGTCTATATTTGGAGAATGGCTTTCTGGCAATCGGCTATTTTTATGCTCTTCCTGTATATTTAAATAAATATCATCAAAGTCTGCATCTAACTGAACAGCTAGTTTTTCTGTACTGGGCTCATTATTGCTGATACTTTTCTTCCGTATTATTTCATCTCTTCCTTCAATAAAACTAACTGATACTTTACGTTTAGGATCGAAATATTGACCATTATCTCCTTCACTCCATTTTTTATTTAATGGGGCTCTATAGCCTTGATTTATTAATAACTGCTGAAAGTTAGAAAGATCTTCAACATCATTAACAATGATTGCTCCTTGAGGGTTCATATGAAAATAGGTATCAATGGATTCGGTCGTACCTGTAAGGGCATTTTTTCCTTTTAGTTTTTCCGGTAATAAAAAGGTAATTGGAAAATTTTCGTTCATTATACTTGCGGGGTTAGCATCATCGGCACCATGGTGGATCAGCTCCATCCCATCCGCTAAACCAAGTTTTTTATTTAACTTATTTTTTATTTCTTTAATTTTTTTATTTGTAATTCCATTATCTTTTCCTTCTTTCCTATTATATTCTATTTCATCATTATATAATTTTTTTTGTTCTGAATTTAATTCATCATAATTTACATTAGCCTTCCATTCATCCCATGTTAACATTGGTGTTACTTTTACATAATGCTCTAAATCTGACATCGGAAAAATAATACTGAAAACATCATAATCTGCGGTCATTGCTTTTCCTGTTTTAGGATCACCAATAACATAAAATGGTTTTATTTTATTATTTTCCTGATGATATACATCCCATACATCCCTCCCTTCTTTAATACTTTTTTTTTAGAAAAAACACTTTTTCAACATCATCAAAAGATGCCGTTATCTCTTTATATCCATCATGTTTATTTTTATCTGAAAAATAGATCGTTTTATATTGTATAAGCTCCTCAACTCTTTCTTGAGTAATTTCTAATATAACAGCAATAGCTTTACCTTCATTAATAGATTCTTGTGAGTAACTGTTATATTTTTTACTATTTTCTCTCCCTGATTTTTTTGCAAATTGCTGTTTTACAGGAATAAAGCCTGTATGTGGCCCCCAGTCTGAACTTTTCGCTTTTATCGCTAACCCTTTGCTACTGTATTCTCCAGTTCCTATAATACTTGTTGATTTAGGATCAACCGGACGAATACCAATAATAATATTCTCCTCATTGGCAACTTGGCTGATTAAACTTTGATGTATTTCTGAAACACCTGAAATAGGTGCATCAATATCTTTGTTCAAAGGTGTGAGATGTAAGTTAATACTGGTATAGTCTTTATTAACATCTCTAAAATTATTTTTTTGTGGTAATGACGAATATGAATCATCCAAGCTAATTGTTTTTTTACTCTCTTCATTATTAGCATTTTCAATGGAATTAATTTTAGACAAATCCAAATCTATATTTACTTTACCCATATACATCCCTATATATATAAAATTTTGATATTAAAACAAGAATAAAAATCAACTTAAAATATCAGATATTTAAAATATAGCTAGATTCAAATAATATAATTAGGACATAGTTTTAAATAAATTTAAATTATATATTCCACATGCAAAATAACCCCAAAAAAGGGGTTATTGAATGATGCTATGAATAATTAATTTCAGTAAACTATTCATCCTGTAAGAAAGGGTTAGTTTTGCGCTCAAAACCTAAGTTTGACATCGGGCCATGACCCGGAATGAACTGGTAATCATCCCCTAATGGCAACACTTTGTTTTTAATCGAAGCAATTAAATCTTGGTGGTTACCACGTGGAAAATCACTGCGCCCTACACCACCTTTAAATAACACATCACCCATTGAAATCAGTTTATCATCATGATTAACAAAAATTATATGACCAGGCGTATGCCCAGGGCAATGCAGCACATCAAAGGAAATTCCGCCGCAGGTCACTTTGTCCCCTTCTTCTAGCCAGTAATCAGGCGTGAAATCAGGGCATTCTCCGATATAAAACATCGCATTTTGCTCTGCAAGGTTTTCAATCCAGAAAGCATCTTCTTTCTGAGGACCATAAATGGGCACTGAAAAATGTTTGGAAAGTATGGCTGATGCGCCAATATGGTCAGAATGACCGTGGGTAAGTAGAATTTTTGTGAGTGTTAATCCACGGCTTTCGATAGCAGAAATCAATTTTTCTGCTTCACCACCGGGATCAACCACAACTGCGTCTAACGTATTTTCATCCCAAATAACCTGACAGTTTTGCATAAACGGCGTTACTGGGATAATAGTATATTTCATCGAACAATTACTCCGTAATCTGTGTCACCTATGCACAGATTACCACGTTCTTGCTGGTCCTGTATCGATATGAATGAAATTGCTTCTTGGGTAATAACCAACGCCACCTGCACCCATTTTTAATGCAGCTTTACGGACATTGCTTAATTGTAGACCTTCGATATGGAAATCCATCGCTTGTCCGCGGGTGTGATAGCTTTTTTTCGCAACACCTGAACTTTTACTGCGCAATTTATTATTGGTTTCTAAAGAACGGTAACCGGAGATTAATTGAACAGGTTTATTCGTCCCCATCATCATTTGCAGTAAATAGATTTGATCGAACAATTTTGGATCAATCGTTTTGACCTTGTCACAACGGTAATCACGGAAAAGATGATTTAAACGAGCAAGTTCAGATTTATTGTAACGGCGGCCATCAAAAAATTCTGTTTTTAAAAACTCGCCAGTATTAATATTCTGAAAACGTAAAATGCGAGGGCGCGGTGTCGTCATGGCGGCAAATACATGGCTTGGTAACAAACTGAGGCCCACTGTTGCAGCGCCAA
The window above is part of the Providencia sp. R33 genome. Proteins encoded here:
- a CDS encoding C80 family cysteine peptidase; translation: MTADYDVFSIIFPMSDLEHYVKVTPMLTWDEWKANVNYDELNSEQKKLYNDEIEYNRKEGKDNGITNKKIKEIKNKLNKKLGLADGMELIHHGADDANPASIMNENFPITFLLPEKLKGKNALTGTTESIDTYFHMNPQGAIIVNDVEDLSNFQQLLINQGYRAPLNKKWSEGDNGQYFDPKRKVSVSFIEGRDEIIRKKSISNNEPSTEKLAVQLDADFDDIYLNIQEEHKNSRLPESHSPNIDSLDTWLDPMLMYRQNKAKDAETNRQAKPTEYTYNIIIQNGGDKESAKATAHAFSKHPEDSMVIQYDMGSKQYKILHGDLNRINVGKIRWVTIGHGRYYGNHQPTLYMEKNAQQYVEALMYLRRKVLKNTVPDKLVMLGCNLGRGGVNENFAIKATSILAENNVRAPVVAYNRQVGNIYLGSKIIYSIDFAKDTVNTQGYKFIYQYHSGSEQIRINNNSSTLYFINELRRGELSLAQLNDYIEPDPMYMFRDPDTRILDNNLLKKVAYNHDVYKLFVQELKKHNSMLPSDFCTTFSTRLNELGIIDIPIWKMVNSQNIQKKSLTNTIQHSEELTVIIRITGDKKGLLQAESLAARSPQNTLIFQMDVDSKKHILEYGTEHLISLMEKQKITNWVVIGDTETVRKPTNALSIELSALKKQYPLINPNNILFHSVGPAMITEAGEHKIFINSLSEWLKLQGINCDVKSKFTHEVLNKFIGANSDISTTKLTSHSNQQLISLLEKISLKNIDVKDINLESHPYLKGYFTDENGALNHHKLAIAVNDPLISPKVNQYFNGDNATSRQEWDGIFNSDLPTKIQIQAKDTCTILKALNDGTITLKDLSLKSRNQLESLFPSISGLDNGKVLSVVNNENAFLLLKNHLIEISQLNDSHFTDKSFSLKNINLKGIVEQYKNLTMLQNQQFNSIVNQKINKYSDIKLNKVNHNSIRGLSQSTNYDVKMGLLYGVEFQLAGEDSACLFFDRKASLEQKQLRGMLSDGETELLQKIQSYTEDVIQNMTKNGIEAADQSILSVIDANNRHYHTVDNSILIIKGKSVSYTVNHSIRDGNYIYSLYDPNGFQLSIKNTDANLAKKQFHQFITNYFNDEIILSDGRKITRSEYAGFGFDSNGKVRADMKLIDLDAPALQKNMGQYKTQKEHILKNQYFTDSVNCWVYIDGEKISLSKLQGLGVSIDGRPLTLLDTMSEGWSHKIRFNAENLAAELTLLKAQSDDGLSLLKILYKRANDVDLIINYDTDFKNTHILKEQLKIIAKDVDLKNSKQSTELVKSLHKIGSNLPRFQRIGGRVGQVMGTAGALQSLISLYALINKLDDPDLTQKERLEIEKQLYITCGNAFANYGDMILQPVLLKIVHNTNNISSFRPRLAAGVMIMFNLAGMGFDAYQAYDNLSKLDTVKDPKQRQDLIVNAALSIASFVVNGITVVAVLVASSTIPVIGVVIGGIILVGGWVYNGVRAVENIKQEIDISWDRELEEGIRGALGLEPTLRTQHDLTTKRYLEFFEKADWESDVERFERTLAPAGFKYHLKIIEKPRIVDEERFYLVADGEEMIAGYYTDYFGGKEVRSGYKNEFIKYTKQGAPNFNLEEINILQNEYFLSKNGEVRKRTQDDAVSAFRPRKKAVSGRKLIGTESSSEYLNLNSDYNNLLLEQFKKTHNINDVSQPKKYQNNIVPSDVRNAKLFVVTGEIKIFHNNKNGINKYLSKEFNDGDLISRYINESRFGGISFNSGNGTDIIIGKNNVINAFQALNGNKFFVGGSKNDYFYLRDKDFLNENRSFLLKLSESMTRKYFDGQGGNDTIIIDEHPDTVTAIEINLNKNVINYLNGKKEFGSNIQVAHVFNMENIIIRGRATNDSIIGDNNDNVLDGGSGQDLIYGHAGNDRLILSHGSAYGGEGDDTYHIRRYDWESEVSDVFLNKKIYNSEKKAFEQKRIFNKSHYDFHHRVVNINEETASSSIVNLDYDLSEIKEAYLDGNNLVLELSMPVMKLDGKRVANFDGYMTIKLHNVYIDLNEVKTLNHNYHIRTRDGFLLNSRLKDIDGKLEETIEEKIFDITYLQSFDQKAMGNEKSVYISASDSAMILNQSRIYAKPSWGDFKWLGLADGLTYEGSSKNDVLNYVSGGNDIKVSLGKDIYRFDNIELYQQDIIFDFSTVRGLYGENDKVVLLLPTINAFELKMEGSKIVLKDRFNITNLSIRFDNFDESMQHAVVIQDKHSNLFNVNLRKGQCIITPIVSVNKETDDSDAIVLPKGYIPKNGLINGLGGDDAIINYSSQVNFISGGLGNDIITSAGEFNVLYGGDGENELTGGEGDDVLLSSSGFDTLQGGKGDDHYLIDGSQAGLVYVDDLEGNNHIHLINFTSEAITEENDNIIYHRYLSSAGKIVVVKRTITDKNQVHLYSAPSDHLGSLIQGGMDKLFNDIHSRSLEEKRMGNNDWKPIFALDGELDGIETQSHVAINVENIQLTLSDRDDVQIFKGIETKAPWLVDSLEGNDVILDESKQGRIIKGGKGHDELTTLGGENVLHGGKGNDQLVGGENSDLLISTQGKDRLLGGKSNDVYLIYGDGVGDVNILDNEGSNHVYLINFKQDSLTEVQTQQGYTQTSIQSITGRWVHIHHQSPVISNVNQTNIHFHHQTHESWRNKSEQTVDKLIQLMVEQRYEYESTSDNTLKAALAEKRLTHFEWVDHLVNSKI
- a CDS encoding CyaA/EF/ExoY family adenylyl cyclase toxin; amino-acid sequence: MGKVNIDLDLSKINSIENANNEESKKTISLDDSYSSLPQKNNFRDVNKDYTSINLHLTPLNKDIDAPISGVSEIHQSLISQVANEENIIIGIRPVDPKSTSIIGTGEYSSKGLAIKAKSSDWGPHTGFIPVKQQFAKKSGRENSKKYNSYSQESINEGKAIAVILEITQERVEELIQYKTIYFSDKNKHDGYKEITASFDDVEKVFFLKKKY
- a CDS encoding MBL fold metallo-hydrolase; the protein is MKYTIIPVTPFMQNCQVIWDENTLDAVVVDPGGEAEKLISAIESRGLTLTKILLTHGHSDHIGASAILSKHFSVPIYGPQKEDAFWIENLAEQNAMFYIGECPDFTPDYWLEEGDKVTCGGISFDVLHCPGHTPGHIIFVNHDDKLISMGDVLFKGGVGRSDFPRGNHQDLIASIKNKVLPLGDDYQFIPGHGPMSNLGFERKTNPFLQDE
- a CDS encoding YcbK family protein; the protein is MDIIDQTRRKWLGIGAATVGLSLLPSHVFAAMTTPRPRILRFQNINTGEFLKTEFFDGRRYNKSELARLNHLFRDYRCDKVKTIDPKLFDQIYLLQMMMGTNKPVQLISGYRSLETNNKLRSKSSGVAKKSYHTRGQAMDFHIEGLQLSNVRKAALKMGAGGVGYYPRSNFIHIDTGPARTW